From Marinobacter alexandrii, one genomic window encodes:
- the ispG gene encoding (E)-4-hydroxy-3-methylbut-2-enyl-diphosphate synthase produces MIQKYCNSLTQYSRRKTREVYIGEVPLGGDNPIRVQSMTTVDTMDTMGSVEQTLRMVESGCEYVRITAPSIKEAQNLENIKNELRKRGCNVPLVADIHFTPNAAELAATIVEKVRVNPGNYADKKKFEQIEYTDQAYADELRRIEDKFSPLVEICKVNNTTIRIGTNHGSLSDRIMSRYGDTPLGMVESALEFIRICEAMDYKDLVVSMKSSNPQVMVQAYRLLVNKLDEEGLEPYPLHLGVTEAGEAEDGRIKSAVGIGTLLEDGLGDTVRVSLTEEPEVEAPVAKIMVDRLLKKSNQSKIESIENYPVNPFEYHRRETEEVLNFGHENVPRVIADFSKKEKVEVKDLKAIGHSYLPELDKWGMNDLGADYIYTGSNPVEFMLPNGLKEVIDYKTWQSGSDQINRFPLISDLQEVNHIHNKLNFILIDANDYDQIIFGFVKKSANTVLILHSEQAHATASIRRFVVELMNQNIHVPVVLRQTYSELSEDELMIYASTDAGALYIDGVGDGIMLSPEKTSSVDQLKLYNNTAFGILQAARTRITKTEYISCPSCGRTLFDLQETTAMIRKRTDHLKGVKIGIMGCIVNGPGEMADADFGYVGSGKGKITLYKGQEVVKRSVPSENALDELIELIKENGKWVEPEGVEV; encoded by the coding sequence ATGATCCAGAAATACTGTAACAGTCTTACTCAGTATTCACGACGAAAGACCAGAGAAGTTTATATAGGAGAAGTACCATTAGGAGGTGACAATCCTATACGTGTTCAATCGATGACCACTGTAGATACCATGGATACTATGGGTTCGGTGGAACAAACTCTTAGAATGGTTGAATCTGGATGTGAATATGTACGTATCACTGCACCCAGTATCAAAGAGGCACAAAATCTAGAAAACATAAAGAATGAACTTCGAAAGAGAGGCTGTAATGTGCCTTTGGTAGCAGATATTCATTTCACGCCCAATGCAGCTGAACTAGCTGCAACCATCGTTGAAAAAGTGCGAGTGAACCCTGGAAATTACGCTGATAAAAAGAAATTCGAGCAAATTGAATATACCGATCAAGCTTATGCAGATGAGCTTAGACGTATTGAGGATAAGTTTTCTCCATTGGTTGAAATCTGCAAAGTGAATAATACGACTATTCGAATCGGTACGAATCACGGTTCGCTTTCAGATCGAATCATGAGTAGGTATGGAGATACGCCCCTTGGCATGGTTGAGTCGGCGCTTGAGTTTATTCGCATCTGCGAAGCAATGGACTATAAAGACCTGGTGGTTTCTATGAAGAGTAGCAACCCGCAAGTCATGGTCCAAGCATATCGTCTGTTGGTAAATAAACTAGACGAGGAAGGGTTGGAGCCATACCCACTTCACCTTGGGGTTACCGAAGCAGGAGAGGCAGAAGATGGACGGATTAAATCGGCTGTAGGAATAGGCACTTTGTTGGAAGATGGATTGGGAGATACTGTTCGAGTGTCGTTGACGGAGGAGCCAGAAGTGGAAGCTCCGGTTGCGAAAATCATGGTGGATAGATTGCTTAAAAAATCAAACCAATCCAAAATTGAATCTATTGAAAATTATCCGGTAAACCCATTTGAATATCACCGAAGAGAAACGGAAGAAGTGCTCAACTTTGGACATGAAAATGTACCAAGAGTGATTGCGGATTTCTCTAAAAAGGAGAAGGTGGAAGTGAAAGATCTGAAGGCGATCGGTCATTCTTACCTACCTGAACTAGACAAATGGGGCATGAATGATTTGGGGGCAGACTACATCTATACTGGTTCGAATCCTGTTGAGTTTATGCTACCTAATGGACTCAAAGAGGTCATAGATTATAAAACCTGGCAATCAGGTAGTGATCAAATAAATAGATTCCCATTAATATCTGACTTGCAGGAAGTTAATCATATTCATAATAAGTTAAACTTCATACTGATAGATGCAAATGATTATGACCAAATAATATTTGGTTTTGTTAAGAAAAGTGCTAATACAGTGCTTATACTGCACTCTGAGCAAGCACATGCCACAGCAAGCATCCGTAGATTCGTTGTTGAACTCATGAACCAAAATATTCATGTTCCCGTGGTTTTACGGCAAACCTATTCAGAGCTTTCAGAAGACGAACTCATGATCTACGCCTCTACTGACGCAGGTGCTTTGTACATCGATGGTGTTGGAGATGGCATCATGCTTTCTCCTGAAAAGACATCATCTGTTGACCAACTAAAATTATACAATAATACGGCCTTTGGAATTCTTCAGGCAGCTCGAACTCGCATCACCAAAACAGAATATATCTCATGTCCATCATGCGGAAGAACGCTGTTTGATTTGCAAGAAACTACGGCGATGATTCGTAAGCGTACCGATCACCTCAAAGGCGTGAAGATTGGAATTATGGGATGCATTGTGAATGGACCTGGAGAGATGGCAGATGCGGACTTTGGCTATGTAGGTTCAGGTAAAGGCAAGATCACCTTGTACAAAGGGCAAGAAGTTGTGAAGCGAAGTGTTCCATCCGAAAATGCGCTCGATGAGCTTATTGAACTAATCAAAGAAAACGGTAAATGGGTAGAGCCGGAGGGAGTGGAAGTTTAA
- a CDS encoding SDR family oxidoreductase, whose amino-acid sequence MNISERLVVITGGTKGIGKALVHRFASEGWPVATCARNEGDLSKLRKEIHEQYDVLIHTFAADLSKKEGVVEFIEFVRMTTKTVEILINNTGVFIPGLVHEEEEGTLEKMINTNLYSAYHMSRAIIPQMKQGNSGHIFNLCSVASLKAYPNGGSYSISKFALYGLSQALREELKEFGIRVTSILAGAVKTPSWDGVELPDERFMKPEDIAETIHATYRLSERTVIEDIVLRPQLGDI is encoded by the coding sequence ATGAATATTTCAGAAAGATTGGTCGTAATAACAGGAGGAACGAAGGGAATAGGTAAAGCATTGGTGCATCGATTTGCTTCAGAAGGATGGCCTGTTGCAACATGTGCCCGAAATGAAGGAGACCTAAGTAAATTGAGAAAAGAAATTCATGAGCAATATGATGTGCTTATACATACGTTTGCCGCAGATCTTTCAAAGAAGGAAGGTGTAGTTGAATTTATAGAATTTGTTCGAATGACAACAAAAACGGTAGAGATATTGATCAATAACACAGGTGTATTCATCCCTGGTCTGGTACATGAAGAAGAAGAAGGAACTTTAGAGAAGATGATCAACACCAACCTCTACAGTGCTTATCATATGTCCAGAGCTATCATTCCTCAAATGAAACAAGGAAATAGTGGTCATATCTTCAACTTGTGCTCAGTAGCTAGTCTAAAGGCTTATCCTAATGGGGGTTCTTATTCAATTTCAAAATTCGCCTTGTATGGCCTGTCCCAAGCATTACGGGAAGAACTTAAGGAATTCGGCATTCGAGTGACTTCTATATTGGCAGGTGCCGTCAAAACCCCTAGTTGGGATGGAGTAGAACTGCCTGATGAAAGATTTATGAAGCCTGAAGATATTGCTGAAACCATCCATGCAACTTATCGGTTGAGTGAACGAACTGTAATAGAAGACATTGTTTTAAGACCACAACTAGGAGATATATGA
- a CDS encoding ABC transporter permease has protein sequence MESLGKFVLFLGQLFVRRESFGTYVSRVVDESIKVGYNSVFLVVLVSGFMGAVTTVQTAYNLISPLIPDTTIAWVVRDMTLLELAPTITAIVYAGKVGSNIAGELGTMRISEQIDALEVMGINSTSYLVLPKIIASVFMFPVLVIIAAFVAITGGYIVSMLTGVISTTDYITGIQIEFVPFQVVFAIIKAVVYGFLVAAISSFKGFFTSGGALEVGQSSTKAVTESCIAILAANLLLAYLLAPLLTS, from the coding sequence ATGGAGAGTTTAGGGAAATTTGTTTTGTTTCTAGGTCAGTTGTTTGTTCGAAGGGAATCCTTTGGAACTTACGTAAGCCGGGTAGTTGATGAAAGTATTAAAGTAGGTTATAATTCTGTTTTCCTTGTTGTTCTTGTTTCCGGATTTATGGGAGCAGTTACAACAGTTCAGACTGCTTACAATTTAATCTCACCATTAATTCCCGATACGACTATAGCGTGGGTAGTAAGAGATATGACTTTATTAGAACTCGCTCCTACTATAACTGCCATTGTCTATGCAGGTAAGGTTGGCTCTAATATCGCAGGAGAACTAGGAACCATGCGGATTTCTGAACAAATTGATGCTCTTGAAGTCATGGGAATAAACTCAACATCATATCTGGTGTTGCCAAAAATTATTGCCTCCGTTTTTATGTTTCCAGTTTTGGTAATAATTGCAGCCTTTGTTGCAATCACGGGAGGGTATATCGTTTCAATGCTGACTGGTGTAATCTCCACTACTGATTACATAACTGGTATTCAAATAGAGTTTGTACCGTTTCAGGTGGTATTTGCAATCATTAAAGCTGTGGTTTACGGATTTTTAGTAGCTGCCATTTCATCATTTAAAGGATTCTTTACTTCCGGAGGCGCATTGGAAGTAGGTCAATCTTCTACAAAAGCTGTTACAGAAAGCTGTATTGCCATCTTAGCAGCCAATTTACTTCTAGCTTATTTACTAGCTCCTCTTCTAACATCATGA
- a CDS encoding ATP-binding cassette domain-containing protein: MIEVTNIHKSFADKQILSGISVTFDKGKTNLIIGASGTGKSVLLKCIVGLVKPDQGSVTFDNRDFANANKDVQTEVRREMGMLFQGGALFDSSNVEENVMFPLNVLTKQSMEEKLERVNFCLERVGLENVNKKMPSEISGGMKKRVGIARAIVTNPNYLFCDEPNSGLDPQTSIRIDNLIKDITDEYQTTTVVVTHDMNSVLEIGDKVSFLYKGKKLWEGSSDEIANSDVEELNDFVFASRMMKVLKGK; encoded by the coding sequence ATGATTGAAGTTACCAATATCCATAAGTCTTTTGCTGATAAACAGATTCTAAGTGGAATTTCTGTGACTTTCGATAAAGGCAAAACCAATCTTATTATTGGAGCAAGTGGAACTGGGAAAAGTGTTCTTCTTAAATGTATCGTTGGCTTGGTAAAACCTGATCAAGGAAGTGTCACCTTTGATAATCGAGATTTTGCCAACGCAAACAAAGATGTACAGACAGAAGTGCGCCGCGAAATGGGCATGTTGTTTCAAGGAGGTGCATTATTCGATAGTAGTAATGTGGAGGAAAACGTCATGTTTCCTCTAAATGTACTCACAAAGCAGTCCATGGAAGAAAAGCTAGAGCGAGTAAACTTTTGTTTGGAACGTGTCGGACTGGAAAATGTAAACAAAAAGATGCCCTCAGAAATCTCCGGAGGAATGAAAAAGAGAGTCGGAATTGCACGAGCCATTGTAACTAACCCCAACTACCTTTTTTGTGATGAACCTAACTCTGGATTGGATCCTCAAACATCCATTCGAATTGATAATCTCATTAAAGATATTACTGACGAATATCAGACCACTACTGTGGTAGTCACACATGATATGAATTCAGTATTGGAGATTGGAGATAAGGTCAGCTTCCTATATAAAGGCAAAAAGCTTTGGGAAGGCTCTAGTGATGAAATTGCAAACTCAGATGTTGAAGAGCTGAACGATTTTGTGTTTGCCAGCAGAATGATGAAGGTATTGAAAGGCAAGTAG
- a CDS encoding ABC transporter permease → MIKNYFLTSFRHLLKQRFFTSLNVLGLAIGLCAFWLISHYVAYEKSYENFMENGDDIYRVQLDVYRNGELIYKSSENYAGVGAAMKEELPEVVDYARLYNMGSKNNVIITWEQAPNGPIVFKQQKFLYADASILSLFSYEMVHGDREKALEAPFTMVISETMARNYFGDEDPIGKTLRLEDDDFNDEPCIVTGVFKDHPTNTHLKFDVLISFSTIYGRYDGAIERYKIGWGRKDYYTYVQLEQGTDPKQLEYKLVDLVRKYKPELQEQNGENVLLLQPVKDIHLTSRLTDEAEINGNGDAVGYLSIIAWFIIIIACINYVNLSTAKSVERAKEVGLRKVVGSQKSQLIIHFLIESSIVFFLSILIAFTLIVVITPLFNNIGGTPSSFIIWAQPWFWVSAVIFWVGGSLLTGFYPAMVLSSFRPVEVLKGQFKGKGEGILLRKALVVMQFTTSVALIIGTLIVYEQMSFMQNQDLGYSTEQIMVVERPATRDTSNVQAENDYMSFKNSLADQPAISDVAGSGMLPGKKLRFKTQVRKLDQDPEQATTFAFSSMDYELFDLMSMEMLAGRNFSRDFIKDPDTAIVINEYGARALGYAPEEIVGKYVSIDRFQWKPQVVGVLKNIHNESLQEAMQPLGFFLQQYNHEYMMVKMSTSNIEETVGVVKAQWDQSFAGNPFEFFFLDSYFDSYYQSEKSFRDLFLIFTILAIVIGCLGLFGLSSYTAVQKTKEIGIRKVLGSSTSGIIQLMFRDFLILIGIANLIAWPTAWYFLSGWLENYPYHVSINFLFFGLAAFIVLLIAFLTVSFHTFKTAQLDPAKTLKYE, encoded by the coding sequence ATGATAAAGAACTACTTCTTAACCTCATTTCGTCACCTGCTCAAGCAGCGATTTTTCACTTCTCTAAACGTTTTGGGCTTAGCTATTGGCTTGTGCGCTTTTTGGCTAATTAGCCATTATGTGGCTTATGAGAAAAGTTATGAGAACTTCATGGAAAATGGTGATGATATCTATCGTGTACAGTTAGATGTTTATAGAAATGGTGAGCTTATCTATAAAAGTTCGGAAAATTATGCTGGTGTAGGAGCTGCAATGAAAGAAGAACTCCCCGAAGTAGTGGATTATGCTCGTCTGTATAACATGGGCTCCAAAAACAATGTAATTATCACATGGGAACAAGCGCCAAACGGCCCCATCGTTTTCAAGCAGCAAAAATTCTTATACGCCGACGCTTCCATTCTCAGTCTTTTTTCCTACGAAATGGTTCATGGAGATCGTGAAAAGGCGCTTGAAGCCCCATTTACTATGGTAATTTCTGAAACTATGGCTAGGAACTACTTCGGAGATGAAGACCCAATTGGCAAAACGCTAAGATTAGAGGATGATGACTTCAACGATGAACCATGTATTGTCACAGGAGTATTCAAAGATCACCCTACCAATACGCATCTGAAGTTTGATGTCCTCATCTCATTCTCGACGATCTACGGAAGATATGATGGAGCTATAGAGCGCTACAAAATAGGTTGGGGTAGAAAGGATTATTATACATATGTTCAGTTAGAACAAGGAACTGACCCAAAGCAGTTGGAATATAAACTTGTGGATTTAGTAAGAAAATACAAACCTGAATTACAGGAGCAAAATGGTGAAAACGTTTTGCTTCTACAACCAGTTAAAGATATACACCTTACATCCAGATTAACCGATGAGGCAGAGATAAATGGGAATGGTGATGCGGTTGGATATCTATCCATCATCGCATGGTTTATAATTATTATCGCCTGCATCAATTATGTAAACCTAAGCACTGCTAAGTCTGTAGAAAGAGCAAAAGAAGTTGGGTTGCGAAAGGTTGTAGGCTCACAAAAGTCTCAACTCATCATTCATTTTTTAATTGAGTCAAGTATTGTTTTTTTCTTATCTATTCTGATTGCTTTCACTCTGATAGTTGTGATAACTCCCCTTTTCAACAATATCGGCGGCACACCATCTTCCTTCATTATCTGGGCCCAACCCTGGTTTTGGGTAAGTGCTGTAATTTTCTGGGTGGGAGGATCATTGCTTACTGGATTTTATCCAGCCATGGTATTATCATCATTCCGACCGGTCGAAGTGCTTAAAGGTCAATTTAAGGGAAAAGGTGAAGGAATACTGCTTAGAAAGGCATTAGTGGTGATGCAATTCACTACTTCAGTTGCTTTGATAATTGGCACACTCATCGTATACGAGCAGATGTCTTTCATGCAAAATCAGGATCTGGGCTATAGCACAGAACAGATAATGGTTGTTGAGCGTCCTGCGACTCGGGATACATCGAATGTACAAGCTGAAAATGATTACATGTCTTTTAAGAACAGCCTAGCAGACCAGCCCGCAATTTCGGATGTTGCAGGGTCGGGAATGCTTCCCGGCAAGAAACTTCGTTTTAAAACTCAGGTTAGAAAACTAGATCAAGATCCTGAGCAAGCTACCACCTTCGCATTCAGCAGCATGGATTATGAGCTCTTTGATCTGATGAGCATGGAGATGTTGGCAGGAAGAAACTTCTCAAGAGATTTCATCAAAGATCCTGACACAGCCATTGTTATTAACGAATATGGTGCCAGAGCTTTAGGATATGCCCCAGAAGAGATTGTAGGCAAATATGTTTCAATAGATCGATTCCAATGGAAACCGCAGGTTGTTGGGGTACTAAAAAATATCCACAACGAGTCCCTACAAGAAGCTATGCAGCCACTTGGGTTTTTTCTACAACAATACAATCATGAATATATGATGGTGAAAATGAGTACTAGCAATATTGAAGAAACGGTAGGCGTTGTAAAAGCACAATGGGATCAGAGTTTTGCCGGGAATCCGTTTGAATTCTTCTTCCTCGATAGTTACTTTGATAGCTACTATCAATCTGAAAAGAGTTTCAGAGATCTGTTTTTAATTTTCACCATCCTTGCGATCGTAATTGGTTGCCTTGGGCTTTTCGGGCTTTCATCATATACCGCCGTTCAAAAAACCAAGGAAATCGGAATACGGAAAGTACTAGGTTCATCTACTTCTGGCATCATCCAATTGATGTTCAGAGATTTTCTAATTCTTATCGGGATTGCAAATTTGATTGCCTGGCCTACTGCATGGTATTTCTTGAGTGGATGGTTAGAGAATTATCCTTACCATGTATCCATCAATTTCCTATTCTTTGGATTAGCCGCTTTCATCGTATTGTTGATTGCTTTTTTGACAGTCAGTTTTCATACTTTTAAGACTGCCCAGCTTGATCCCGCAAAGACATTGAAATATGAATAA